In a genomic window of Sphingomonas lutea:
- a CDS encoding CarD family transcriptional regulator, whose translation MASKALSFDVGDYVVYPKHGVGRVVELQSTEIAGTRLELYVLRFEKEKMTLRVPVGKADSVGMRKLSSDKTMKDALETLTGKPKVKRTMWSRRAQEYEAKINSGDLTSIAEVTRDLFRPDDAPEQSYSERQIFEAASSRLARELGAMEQTDEKAALAKILEILNKAALIHHKVKEEA comes from the coding sequence ATGGCTAGTAAGGCGCTCAGCTTCGACGTTGGTGATTATGTTGTGTACCCCAAGCATGGTGTGGGCCGCGTCGTCGAACTGCAAAGCACCGAAATCGCCGGGACCCGTCTCGAGCTTTATGTTCTTCGCTTCGAAAAGGAAAAGATGACCCTGCGCGTGCCCGTCGGCAAGGCGGACAGCGTCGGCATGCGCAAGCTGTCGTCGGACAAGACGATGAAGGACGCGCTCGAAACCCTGACCGGCAAGCCCAAGGTCAAGCGCACCATGTGGTCCCGCCGCGCCCAGGAATATGAAGCCAAGATCAATTCGGGCGACCTGACCAGCATCGCCGAAGTGACCCGCGACCTGTTCCGCCCCGACGATGCGCCCGAGCAGAGCTATTCGGAACGGCAGATCTTCGAAGCCGCAAGCTCGCGCCTGGCGCGCGAACTCGGCGCGATGGAGCAGACCGACGAGAAGGCCGCGCTGGCCAAGATCCTCGAGATTTTGAACAAGGCTGCGCTGATCCATCACAAGGTGAAGGAAGAGGCGTAA
- a CDS encoding M20/M25/M40 family metallo-hydrolase: MKHAWLGLAAAGLLAAPAQAADRAAILAEYQALLAIPNVATDVADIRRNADHIMAMMARRGLAPRLLEGADNKVPPAIYGEWRVPGAKRTLVLYAHYDGQPVTPEDWTSTQPFTPKLYSDRPDRGGKPIAFPAAGQKVDDDWRVYGRSASDDKLGVMAILAAVDQLKAKGEQPGFNLKIFFEGEEEMGSPNLAALLARHRDTLKSDGWVIIDGPAHPSGAPQVSLGVRGDVNVDIVVHGPVRPLHSGHYGNWVPNPAMVLSQLLASMKDASGRVTVPGWYDDVVPLTEAERAAIRAVPAADAQLKAELGLGWTEGNGTALLDAIQQPSLNINGIRAADVGDKARNVIPTSAAATLDLRLVKGNDVKRQVDKLIRHIRAQGFHVLDRAPTLDERRAHTRIATVTVGAGYNAERTPLDDPLAQSVVAAARPHRAVVLPSLGGSLPLYIFRETLGAPTVSLTLANHDNNQHAEDENLRLGNLYRAIDVTADVLRMR, from the coding sequence GGCTTGCTTGCCGCACCGGCGCAGGCCGCGGACCGCGCAGCGATCCTGGCCGAATATCAGGCGCTGCTGGCCATCCCCAACGTCGCCACCGACGTTGCCGACATCCGCCGCAACGCCGACCATATCATGGCGATGATGGCCAGGCGCGGCCTCGCCCCACGATTGCTCGAGGGTGCCGACAACAAGGTCCCGCCGGCGATCTACGGCGAGTGGCGGGTTCCCGGGGCGAAGCGCACGCTCGTGCTTTACGCCCACTATGACGGCCAGCCGGTCACGCCGGAAGATTGGACGTCGACGCAGCCGTTCACGCCGAAGCTTTATTCCGACCGTCCCGACCGCGGCGGCAAGCCGATCGCTTTCCCCGCCGCGGGCCAAAAGGTGGATGACGATTGGCGGGTCTATGGCCGCTCGGCGTCCGACGACAAGCTTGGCGTAATGGCCATCCTGGCCGCCGTCGACCAGCTCAAGGCGAAGGGCGAACAGCCCGGCTTCAACCTCAAGATCTTCTTCGAGGGCGAAGAGGAAATGGGCTCGCCCAACCTCGCCGCCCTGCTCGCCAGGCATCGCGACACGCTGAAGTCGGACGGCTGGGTGATCATCGACGGACCCGCCCATCCGAGCGGCGCGCCGCAGGTTTCGCTCGGCGTTCGCGGCGACGTCAATGTCGACATTGTCGTCCACGGCCCGGTGCGGCCGCTGCACAGCGGGCATTACGGCAATTGGGTGCCCAACCCGGCGATGGTCCTGTCGCAGCTCCTCGCCTCGATGAAGGACGCAAGTGGGCGAGTGACCGTGCCCGGATGGTATGACGATGTCGTGCCGCTGACCGAGGCCGAGCGCGCCGCGATCCGCGCCGTCCCCGCCGCCGATGCGCAGCTCAAGGCCGAGCTCGGCCTCGGCTGGACCGAGGGCAACGGCACCGCCTTGCTCGACGCGATCCAGCAGCCCTCGCTCAACATCAACGGCATCCGCGCCGCCGATGTCGGCGACAAGGCCCGCAACGTCATCCCGACCTCCGCCGCGGCCACGCTCGACCTGCGGCTGGTCAAGGGCAATGACGTCAAGCGCCAGGTCGACAAGCTGATCCGCCACATCCGCGCCCAGGGCTTCCACGTCCTCGACCGCGCGCCGACGCTGGACGAGCGCCGCGCCCACACCAGGATCGCCACCGTCACCGTCGGCGCGGGCTACAATGCCGAGCGCACCCCGCTCGACGATCCGTTGGCGCAAAGCGTCGTCGCAGCAGCGCGGCCACACCGCGCCGTCGTCCTGCCCTCGCTCGGCGGCTCGTTGCCGCTCTACATCTTCCGCGAGACGTTGGGCGCGCCGACGGTCTCCCTGACGCTGGCCAACCATGACAACAACCAGCATGCCGAGGACGAGAATCTGCGGCTCGGCAATCTCTACCGGGCGATCGACGTTACCGCCGACGTTCTTCGGATGCGCTAA
- the dinB gene encoding DNA polymerase IV yields the protein MADDSRPLRKIIHVDMDAFYASVEQRDDPALRGKPVAVGGGHRGVVTAASYEARPFGVRSAMPSVTAKRKCPELIFVKPRFDVYRAVSQQIRAIFLDYTELVEPLSLDEAYLDVTEDRRGLGSARAIAQDIRRRIREECRLTASAGVSYCKFIAKLASDHRKPDGLCVITPEKGPEFVASLPVARFHGVGPVTARKMERLGILTGADLQAWTLPQLQAHFGSSADWYWRIAHGIDEREVKPDRPYKSVSAERTFDEDLRDPERLAAEVERVAGYAWTRIERAEVTGRTVTLKVKYADFELITRSKSFAVPVPDQAAFVATGQALLQALYPLPKGIRLLGLGLHNLGDPDAPAARQLGFAI from the coding sequence GTGGCCGACGATTCCCGCCCCCTACGCAAGATCATCCATGTCGACATGGACGCCTTCTACGCGTCGGTCGAACAGCGCGACGACCCGGCGCTCCGCGGCAAGCCCGTGGCGGTCGGTGGCGGGCATCGCGGAGTGGTGACGGCGGCAAGCTACGAAGCGCGGCCGTTCGGCGTGCGATCGGCGATGCCGTCGGTCACCGCCAAGCGCAAATGCCCCGAGCTGATCTTCGTCAAGCCGCGTTTCGACGTCTATCGCGCGGTCAGCCAGCAGATCCGCGCCATCTTCCTCGACTATACCGAGCTGGTCGAGCCGCTCAGCCTCGACGAGGCCTATCTCGACGTCACCGAGGACCGCCGCGGCCTGGGCAGCGCGCGGGCGATCGCGCAGGACATCCGCCGGCGGATTCGCGAGGAGTGCCGGCTGACCGCTTCGGCCGGTGTCAGTTACTGCAAGTTCATCGCCAAGCTGGCGAGCGACCATCGCAAGCCCGACGGGCTGTGCGTGATCACGCCCGAGAAAGGGCCGGAGTTCGTCGCCTCGCTTCCGGTCGCGCGGTTCCACGGCGTGGGGCCGGTGACGGCGCGCAAGATGGAGCGGCTCGGCATCCTCACCGGCGCCGATCTGCAGGCGTGGACGCTGCCCCAGCTGCAGGCGCATTTCGGCAGTTCGGCCGATTGGTATTGGCGCATTGCCCACGGCATCGACGAGCGCGAAGTGAAGCCCGACCGGCCGTACAAATCGGTCAGCGCCGAGCGCACCTTCGACGAGGATCTGCGCGACCCGGAACGGCTGGCGGCCGAGGTCGAGCGCGTCGCGGGTTATGCCTGGACGCGGATCGAGCGCGCCGAAGTTACCGGACGAACGGTGACGCTGAAGGTCAAATATGCCGATTTCGAGCTGATCACGCGGTCGAAGAGCTTTGCCGTGCCGGTGCCCGACCAGGCCGCGTTCGTCGCCACCGGGCAGGCGTTATTGCAGGCGCTCTACCCATTGCCCAAGGGCATTCGCCTGCTCGGGCTTGGCCTGCACAATCTGGGCGATCCCGACGCGCCGGCGGCCCGCCAGCTCGGATTCGCAATTTGA
- a CDS encoding electron transfer flavoprotein subunit beta/FixA family protein, whose amino-acid sequence MKLLVAVKRVIDYNVKPRVKMDGSGVDLANVKMSMNPFDEIAVEEAIRLKEKGVATEIVAVSIGPAKAQETLRTALAMGADRAILIQTDDEVEPLAVAKILAKVVEEEQPQMVVLGKQAIDDDNNATGQMLGALLGWPQGTFASKVEPGEGQVNVTREVDGGLETVQLKLPAVVTTDLRLNEPRYASLPNIMKAKSKPLATKSPADYGVDTAPRLKTLKVVEPAKRQAGIKVGSVDELVDKLKSMGVAK is encoded by the coding sequence ATGAAGCTACTCGTCGCCGTCAAACGGGTGATCGATTATAACGTTAAGCCGCGGGTCAAGATGGACGGCTCGGGGGTCGATCTCGCCAACGTCAAGATGAGCATGAACCCGTTCGACGAGATCGCGGTCGAAGAAGCCATCCGCCTCAAGGAAAAGGGCGTCGCGACCGAGATCGTCGCGGTGTCGATCGGCCCGGCCAAGGCGCAGGAGACGCTGCGCACCGCGCTCGCCATGGGCGCCGACCGCGCGATCCTCATCCAGACCGATGACGAGGTCGAGCCGCTCGCCGTCGCCAAGATCCTCGCCAAGGTCGTCGAGGAGGAGCAGCCGCAGATGGTCGTGCTCGGCAAGCAGGCGATCGACGACGACAATAACGCCACCGGACAGATGCTCGGCGCCCTGCTCGGCTGGCCGCAAGGCACGTTCGCGTCGAAGGTCGAACCGGGCGAGGGCCAGGTCAACGTCACCCGCGAAGTCGATGGCGGGCTCGAGACGGTGCAGCTCAAGCTGCCCGCGGTGGTCACCACCGACCTGCGCTTGAACGAACCGCGTTACGCCTCGCTGCCCAACATTATGAAGGCCAAGTCCAAGCCGCTCGCGACCAAGTCGCCCGCCGATTACGGCGTCGACACCGCGCCCCGGCTGAAGACGCTGAAGGTCGTCGAACCCGCCAAGCGCCAGGCGGGGATCAAGGTGGGCTCGGTCGACGAGTTGGTCGACAAGCTGAAATCGATGGGAGTTGCCAAGTGA
- the sucC gene encoding ADP-forming succinate--CoA ligase subunit beta: MNIHEYQAKELLAKYGVPVPAGHAAMSVDEAVAAAGKLPGPLWVVKSQIHAGGRGKGKFKELGPDAKGGVRLAHSVDEVRAHAEEMLGKTLVTIQTGPDGKQVQRLYITDGVDIAKEFYLALLVDRETGRIAIVASTEGGMDIEKVAHDTPDKIETFTIDPATGLMPHHGRAVAAALGLTGDLAKQATRVLAKLYDAFVGTDASQIEINPLAITDQQQLMVLDAKIGFDSNAAFRHPETEQLRDLTEEEPMEIEASKHDLAYIKLDGNIGCMVNGAGLAMATMDIIKLEGGEPANFLDVGGGASKEKVTAAFKIILSDASVKGILVNIFGGIMKCDIIAEGIVAAAREVSLNDPLVVRLEGTNVAEGKAILANSGLPIISADDLGDAARKIVAEVKQVEMA; encoded by the coding sequence ATGAACATCCACGAATATCAAGCCAAAGAGCTGCTCGCGAAGTACGGCGTCCCGGTCCCGGCCGGCCATGCGGCGATGAGCGTCGACGAAGCGGTCGCCGCGGCGGGCAAGCTGCCCGGGCCCTTGTGGGTGGTGAAGTCGCAGATCCATGCCGGCGGGCGCGGCAAGGGCAAGTTCAAGGAACTCGGCCCCGACGCCAAGGGCGGCGTCCGGCTTGCGCATTCGGTTGATGAAGTCCGCGCCCATGCCGAAGAGATGTTGGGCAAGACCCTGGTCACGATCCAGACCGGCCCCGACGGCAAGCAGGTCCAGCGCCTTTACATCACCGACGGCGTCGACATCGCCAAGGAATTCTACCTCGCGCTCCTGGTCGACCGCGAAACCGGCCGGATCGCGATCGTCGCCTCGACCGAAGGCGGCATGGATATTGAAAAGGTCGCTCACGACACGCCCGACAAGATCGAGACCTTCACCATCGATCCCGCGACCGGGCTGATGCCGCATCACGGCCGCGCCGTCGCTGCTGCGCTCGGCCTCACCGGCGACCTCGCCAAGCAGGCGACGCGGGTCCTCGCCAAGCTGTACGACGCCTTCGTCGGCACCGATGCCTCGCAGATCGAAATCAACCCGCTGGCGATCACCGACCAGCAGCAATTGATGGTGCTCGACGCCAAGATCGGCTTCGACAGCAACGCCGCCTTTCGGCATCCCGAGACCGAGCAGCTACGCGACCTGACCGAGGAAGAGCCGATGGAGATCGAGGCGTCGAAGCACGACCTCGCCTACATCAAGCTCGACGGCAACATCGGCTGCATGGTCAACGGCGCCGGCCTCGCCATGGCGACGATGGACATCATCAAGCTGGAAGGCGGAGAGCCCGCCAACTTCCTCGATGTCGGCGGCGGCGCGTCGAAGGAAAAGGTCACCGCGGCATTCAAGATCATCCTGTCGGACGCGTCGGTGAAGGGCATCCTCGTCAACATCTTCGGCGGCATCATGAAGTGCGACATCATCGCCGAAGGCATCGTCGCCGCGGCGCGCGAAGTGTCGCTCAACGACCCGCTCGTCGTTCGCCTCGAAGGCACCAATGTCGCCGAGGGCAAGGCGATCCTCGCGAACAGCGGCCTTCCGATCATCTCTGCCGACGATCTGGGCGATGCGGCTCGGAAGATCGTTGCCGAAGTGAAGCAGGTGGAAATGGCGTGA
- a CDS encoding electron transfer flavoprotein subunit alpha/FixB family protein gives MKTLVLVEHEGGQIKDATLAAVTAAAQLGEVHLLVAGANVGAVGDAAAKIAGVGKVHVADDSSLEHALAENVAPLAARLMADHDAFVVPATTTGKNIAPRVAALLDVMQITDILSVESEDTYTRPIYAGNAIATVQSSDAKKVITVRGTAFDKAAREGGSGTVEQVGGAADSGQSSFVGMEAAKSGRPELTSAKIVVSGGRALGSAEQFHALIDPLADKLGAAVGASRAAVDAGYAPNDYQVGQTGKIVAPEVYVAVGISGAIQHLAGMKDSKVIVAINKDEEAPIFQVADIGLVGDLFKIVPELTEKL, from the coding sequence GTGAAGACGCTGGTCCTGGTCGAACATGAAGGCGGGCAGATCAAGGATGCCACGCTCGCCGCGGTGACCGCCGCCGCACAGCTTGGCGAAGTCCATCTGCTGGTCGCGGGCGCGAACGTTGGCGCGGTCGGCGACGCGGCCGCCAAGATCGCCGGCGTGGGCAAGGTCCATGTCGCTGACGATTCCAGCCTCGAACATGCGCTGGCCGAAAATGTCGCGCCGCTCGCTGCCAGGCTGATGGCCGATCATGACGCCTTCGTCGTCCCCGCGACCACCACCGGCAAGAACATCGCGCCGCGCGTCGCCGCCTTGCTCGACGTGATGCAGATCACCGACATCCTCTCGGTCGAAAGCGAAGATACCTACACCCGCCCGATCTACGCCGGCAATGCCATCGCCACCGTCCAGTCGTCGGATGCCAAGAAGGTCATCACCGTGCGCGGCACCGCTTTCGACAAGGCGGCGCGCGAGGGCGGTTCGGGAACGGTCGAGCAGGTCGGCGGCGCGGCCGACAGTGGCCAGTCGAGCTTCGTCGGCATGGAAGCCGCCAAGTCCGGCCGCCCCGAACTGACCAGCGCCAAGATCGTCGTCTCGGGCGGCCGCGCGCTCGGCAGCGCAGAGCAATTCCATGCGCTTATCGACCCGCTCGCCGACAAGCTCGGCGCCGCGGTCGGCGCCAGCCGCGCGGCGGTCGACGCAGGCTATGCGCCCAACGACTACCAGGTCGGCCAGACGGGCAAGATCGTCGCCCCGGAAGTCTATGTCGCGGTCGGCATCTCGGGCGCAATCCAGCATCTTGCGGGAATGAAGGATTCCAAGGTCATCGTCGCCATCAACAAGGACGAGGAAGCCCCGATCTTCCAAGTCGCCGACATCGGCCTGGTCGGCGACCTGTTCAAGATCGTGCCGGAACTGACCGAGAAGCTTTAG
- a CDS encoding tetratricopeptide repeat protein, producing MLPFANLSGDPRQAYFADGMAGEIRNTLMRIGGLKVAGSTSSAAVREDDAPTAAKKLGVANILTGNVRQTPSTIRVTAELIDGRTGLAKWSQNYDRTPGDVIKVQTDIAENVARALAVALGASAIRALAAGETANVAAQQLAFQARELSYQFTESDFHRSLQLIDKAIAIDPNYARAYALKSFFASNLAGFGTTPADGAKYLREAVQHARKALSIAPNLPIARSALAYAYQLSLRLREAMHEHRIAFSLASGDPDVIRNYGWTRSTVLGETKEGLRLVDEARALDPLNSASHSAHADVLFDARRYADVVSYSLQVRRESPELFKLKHLLGHALLMLGRTREAALAFGGNIVGEALLAARSGERDLAFAKLAQMRSRDGDMASFQYGRILAELGDKDAAFDALDRAWDIRDRGLAGLKTDPYLDPLRIDPRYAALLRKMNFPA from the coding sequence GTGCTCCCGTTCGCCAACCTGAGTGGCGACCCGCGCCAAGCGTATTTTGCCGACGGCATGGCCGGAGAAATCAGGAACACGCTAATGCGGATTGGCGGCCTCAAGGTTGCGGGCAGCACATCGTCCGCCGCAGTTCGCGAGGATGACGCACCGACTGCAGCGAAGAAGCTCGGCGTCGCGAACATCTTGACGGGGAACGTGCGCCAGACGCCCTCGACCATCCGCGTCACGGCCGAGCTGATCGATGGCCGTACGGGTCTCGCCAAATGGTCGCAGAATTACGATCGGACACCCGGCGACGTGATCAAGGTTCAGACGGACATCGCCGAAAATGTTGCCCGCGCTCTCGCAGTGGCGCTGGGGGCAAGCGCCATAAGAGCGCTTGCAGCCGGAGAGACCGCCAACGTTGCTGCCCAGCAGCTCGCGTTCCAAGCACGGGAGCTGAGCTATCAATTCACCGAATCGGACTTTCATCGCAGCCTGCAACTGATCGACAAAGCAATCGCGATCGATCCCAATTACGCGCGCGCCTATGCACTAAAGTCCTTCTTCGCGAGCAATTTGGCCGGCTTTGGAACTACACCCGCCGACGGGGCGAAGTACCTTCGGGAGGCCGTGCAACATGCGAGAAAAGCGCTTTCGATCGCGCCGAACTTGCCGATCGCGCGATCCGCGCTCGCCTACGCGTATCAGCTCAGTTTGCGGCTACGCGAAGCGATGCATGAACACAGGATCGCGTTTTCGCTCGCCAGCGGCGATCCCGATGTGATCCGCAACTACGGATGGACTAGGAGCACAGTCCTCGGCGAGACGAAGGAAGGCCTCCGGCTTGTCGACGAAGCACGCGCGCTCGATCCTCTCAACTCGGCCTCACATTCGGCCCACGCTGACGTCCTGTTTGATGCACGCCGTTATGCGGACGTAGTCAGTTATTCACTCCAGGTGAGACGAGAATCGCCCGAGCTGTTCAAGTTAAAGCACTTGCTCGGGCACGCGCTTCTGATGCTCGGGCGAACTAGGGAAGCGGCTCTCGCTTTCGGAGGAAACATTGTTGGGGAGGCGTTGCTTGCGGCCAGGAGCGGCGAGCGCGATCTTGCTTTTGCCAAACTCGCGCAGATGCGCAGCCGTGACGGGGACATGGCGAGCTTTCAATACGGCCGCATCTTGGCGGAGCTGGGCGACAAGGACGCTGCATTCGACGCATTGGATCGTGCGTGGGATATCCGGGATAGGGGGCTGGCGGGGTTGAAGACCGACCCATACCTGGACCCGTTGCGCATCGATCCCCGCTACGCGGCGCTGCTTCGCAAGATGAACTTTCCCGCTTGA